A single region of the Gorilla gorilla gorilla isolate KB3781 chromosome 1, NHGRI_mGorGor1-v2.1_pri, whole genome shotgun sequence genome encodes:
- the SPATA45 gene encoding spermatogenesis-associated protein 45 — MASINRTTEIMKKHGVSKQHLLEEINEKRESNCLVERSNQVSLLRVQKRHFPGAYQSFTDTTTKEPVPNSGRSSWIKLSLLAHMERKHFPPKNNAIFG, encoded by the exons ATGGCATCTATAAACAGAAccactgaaataatgaaaaaacacGGAGTAAGCAAACAACATCTCCTGGAGGAGATAAACGAAAAGCGTGAATCCAACTGCTTGGTGGAACGAAGCAATCAAGTCAGCTTACTGAGAGTTCAAAAGAGGCACTTCCCGGGTGCCTATCAGTCCTTTACTGATACCACAACCAAAGAGCCTGTTCCCAACAGTGGCAGGAGCTCCTGGATCAAGCTGAGTCTCCTTGCTCACATGGAGAGAAAGCACTTTCCACCAAAAA ataatgCCATATTTGGATAA